A section of the Oncorhynchus tshawytscha isolate Ot180627B linkage group LG09, Otsh_v2.0, whole genome shotgun sequence genome encodes:
- the il11ra gene encoding interleukin-11 receptor subunit alpha, producing the protein MTCLVSCPSGLLVIGYLLALSSVNTQSEIWTNEVSDVQYGRLGSNVTLVCGAALDRTSVKWRLNRSSMLPWQHRVTSDGQLVLLQADHTAEGNYSCHDDRGRLIRTTRLRLGHPPGLLNVSCRVSNHSLVLCSWVESVKTLLPAQYHTSYRGNKSQVRMCVVSSPPQKQCTITDPTMWQHYHNINITETNPLGSQTTILMVKFHELCSTARPPEAVTAVGMVGYPMRLQVYWTNPASWLHDAVPFPLHFQLRYRPVGSSIWSNVESKSSPLLITDALAGHAHQLQVRAQDDINPDSQWSDWSPLLQACPWIGSTAEPTEETFPVDYNDTDADASTANTKSESSEDDGGSLLILLALFAGIILALVSSLSVLMWVRQRRRDNVTKQELTSMVKMKSMPI; encoded by the exons TTTCAGATGTTCAGTATGGGAGGCTGGGGTCCAACGTCACGCTGGTGTGTGGAGCAGCACTAGACAG GACATCAGTGAAGTGGCGTCTGAACAGAAGTTCCATGTTACCATGGCAGCACCGAGTGACATCAGATGGTCAGCTGGTCCTCCTGCAGGCTGACCACACTGCCGAGGGAAACTACAGCTGCCATGACGACCGGGGACGACTCATCAGGACAACCAGACTGAGGCTGGGGC aTCCCCCCGGGCTGCTCAATGTTTCCTGTCGTGTGTCCAATCACAGCCTGGTATTGTGTTCATGGGTGGAGTCTGTGAAGACCCTCCTGCCTGCCCAGTACCACACCTCTTACAG ggGTAATAAGAGCCAGGTGAGGATGTGTGTGGTGTCGTCCCCTCCCCAGAAGCAGTGCACCATCACAGACCCTACCATGTGGCAACACTACCATAACATCAACATCACAGAGACCAACCCTCTGGGGTCACAGACCACCATCCTGATGGTCAAGTTCCATGAGCTCTGTAG taCAGCCAGACCCCCAGAGGCAGTAACAGCAGTGGGGATGGTAGGATATCCCATGAGGCTCCAGGTGTACTGGACGAACCCTGCCTCCTGGCTCCACGACGCTGTGCCATTCCCCCTCCACTTCCAGCTCCGCTACCGTCCTGTAGGATCCAGCATCTGGTCTAAC GTGGAGTCTAAGTCCAGCCCCCTGCTGATAACTGATGCCCTAGCAGGCCACGCCCACCAGCTGCAGGTGAGAGCCCAGGACGACATCAACCCAGACAGCCAGTGGAGTGACTGGAGCCCCCTATTGCAGGCTTGTCCATGGATTG GTAGTACTGCCGAGCCTACTGAAGAAACATTCCCTGTCGACTACAACGACACGGACGCAGACGCCTCTACAGCCAACACCAAGTCAGAGA GCTCAGAGGATGATGGTGGCAGTCTGCTGATTCTACTGGCCCTGTTCGCTGGTATCATCCTGGCCCTGGTGTCCTCTCTTTCGGTCCTCATGTG GGTGAGGCAACGGAGGCGGGACAATGTGACAAAACAGGAACTAACCTCAATGGTGAAGATGAAGTCCATGCCAATCTAA